A genomic window from Lentibacter algarum includes:
- a CDS encoding bifunctional alpha/beta hydrolase/OsmC family protein, translating to MVVEKFTFANQDGQQLAARFDLPEGPHLASALFAHCFTCSKDIPAAKRIAQRLAAQGIAVLRFDFTGLGHSGGEFSNTNFSTNMFDLIAATQAMTERGFPPSLLIGHSLGGAAVLAVADQIKSAKAIVTIGAPFEPSNVIEHFTEKHVEIVENGSAEVRLGGRPFTIRDSFLKDISTHKLREAVATLGKALLVLHAPRDEIVSIDNAAKIFMTAKHPKSFITLDDADHLISRVNDAEYTAEVISSWVSRYLDIRPPAPPPGAPEGITRVREVDPLGFLQDVMSGPYHHTLADEPKAYGGGNKGMSPYGFVSAGLGACTSMTIRMYARRKGWPLDHVRVDVSHEKVHAQDAGGNSGERIDGFKRAITLEGDLTADQRQKLLEIADKCPVHRTLERANQVTTILAK from the coding sequence ATGGTCGTTGAAAAATTTACATTCGCAAACCAGGATGGCCAACAATTGGCCGCACGGTTCGATTTACCAGAAGGCCCACATCTGGCCAGTGCGTTGTTTGCACATTGCTTTACCTGTTCGAAAGATATCCCAGCGGCGAAACGTATCGCCCAAAGGCTCGCTGCACAGGGCATCGCGGTGTTGCGCTTTGACTTTACTGGCCTTGGACATTCGGGAGGGGAATTTTCAAACACAAACTTCTCAACCAATATGTTCGACTTGATCGCCGCAACCCAAGCCATGACAGAGCGCGGCTTTCCACCAAGCCTTCTTATTGGCCATAGTCTTGGAGGCGCTGCCGTTTTGGCCGTTGCAGACCAAATCAAATCGGCGAAGGCCATTGTCACTATTGGAGCCCCTTTTGAGCCCTCAAACGTCATTGAACACTTTACTGAGAAGCATGTCGAGATCGTCGAAAATGGTTCTGCTGAGGTTCGTCTTGGTGGGCGACCATTTACCATACGAGACAGCTTCTTGAAGGATATCAGTACGCACAAACTACGCGAAGCGGTGGCAACTTTGGGGAAGGCTCTATTGGTACTACACGCGCCACGCGATGAAATCGTGAGCATCGATAACGCTGCAAAAATCTTTATGACGGCAAAACATCCGAAGAGTTTTATAACGCTGGATGACGCTGATCACTTGATCAGCCGTGTAAACGACGCTGAGTACACGGCGGAGGTCATCAGCTCGTGGGTGTCACGATATCTAGACATCCGTCCCCCTGCCCCACCACCAGGAGCGCCAGAAGGCATTACACGGGTGCGAGAAGTAGACCCACTCGGCTTTTTACAAGACGTGATGTCTGGCCCATACCATCATACCCTTGCCGACGAGCCAAAAGCTTACGGTGGGGGCAACAAAGGAATGTCTCCATACGGGTTTGTGTCAGCGGGCCTCGGAGCCTGCACTTCAATGACCATTCGAATGTATGCGAGGCGCAAAGGTTGGCCACTTGATCATGTCCGCGTGGATGTAAGCCACGAAAAGGTTCATGCTCAGGACGCTGGGGGCAACAGCGGTGAAAGGATCGATGGATTTAAGCGCGCAATCACACTTGAAGGCGATCTAACAGCCGATCAACGCCAAAAACTTCTCGAGATTGCAGACAAATGCCCAGTCCATCGAACGCTTGAGCGTGCAAATCAGGTCACAACCATTCTAGCCAAATGA
- a CDS encoding DsbE family thiol:disulfide interchange protein: MLAPPLIFAGLAVLMFLGLQREDPDALPSALEGKSAPAVEITQLGTGATFTDETLRADGVKLVNFWASWCAPCRVEHPQLEALAKSGIEIYGVNYKDKAPNALKFLADLGDPYKSIGADETGRMALNWGVYGVPETYVIDSNGIIVLRFAGPITQRAIEQTILPAIQDAQAGL; this comes from the coding sequence ATGCTTGCCCCGCCACTGATCTTCGCGGGACTGGCTGTCTTAATGTTTCTCGGGCTTCAGCGCGAAGATCCTGATGCCTTGCCATCCGCACTTGAGGGTAAGTCTGCTCCAGCGGTTGAGATTACCCAACTTGGAACAGGTGCAACCTTCACGGATGAGACCTTGCGAGCCGACGGTGTTAAGCTCGTGAATTTCTGGGCGAGTTGGTGTGCACCATGTCGTGTCGAGCACCCACAGCTTGAAGCGCTCGCGAAGAGTGGTATTGAGATTTATGGGGTGAATTATAAAGACAAAGCGCCCAATGCACTAAAGTTTCTCGCAGATCTTGGTGACCCTTATAAAAGTATTGGAGCGGATGAAACTGGACGTATGGCCCTTAATTGGGGCGTTTACGGTGTCCCTGAGACATACGTAATAGATTCAAACGGTATTATCGTTTTACGTTTTGCTGGGCCGATTACGCAGCGCGCGATAGAACAAACAATCCTGCCCGCAATACAAGATGCACAAGCTGGCCTGTAG
- the ccmD gene encoding heme exporter protein CcmD → MMPDLGKYAVEVLSAYAVSIGLIVAIVLLSLSRARRVKAELNEIENRRKSRG, encoded by the coding sequence ATGATGCCTGATCTTGGAAAATATGCAGTTGAAGTGTTGTCAGCGTATGCTGTTTCGATTGGTCTAATCGTTGCTATTGTTCTTTTAAGTCTGTCCCGAGCACGCCGCGTCAAAGCGGAGCTTAATGAAATCGAAAATCGGAGGAAGTCGCGTGGCTAA
- a CDS encoding heme ABC transporter permease has translation MASIWEYANPLKFMRTTEAALPFIAVAAAVFLVTGLGWGFFFTPDDFRQGSTVKIFYIHVPSAMMAINIWVMMLITSLVWIVRRHHVSALAARAAAPVGAIMTLIALFTGAVWGQPMWGTWWAWDPRLTSFLILFLFYLGYMALWSAIENDDTAADLTSVLCLVGSVFALLSRYAVNFWNQGLHQGASLSLDKKENVADVFWYPALVSIAGFVLLFVALVILRTNTEIRARRARALLAQERLG, from the coding sequence ATGGCGTCGATTTGGGAATATGCAAACCCGCTGAAGTTTATGCGGACCACGGAAGCCGCACTGCCATTTATTGCCGTGGCGGCTGCAGTTTTTCTGGTGACTGGCCTCGGCTGGGGTTTTTTCTTTACGCCTGATGACTTTCGGCAGGGCTCGACTGTCAAAATTTTCTACATCCACGTCCCCAGTGCGATGATGGCGATCAATATTTGGGTAATGATGTTGATCACGTCGTTGGTTTGGATCGTTCGGCGGCATCACGTAAGCGCATTGGCAGCTCGCGCAGCTGCACCTGTTGGTGCAATCATGACACTTATCGCGCTTTTCACAGGCGCGGTCTGGGGGCAGCCAATGTGGGGAACATGGTGGGCATGGGATCCGCGCTTAACGTCCTTCCTGATCCTATTTCTTTTTTACTTGGGGTATATGGCGCTTTGGAGTGCGATAGAAAACGACGATACCGCTGCTGATTTGACCAGTGTTTTGTGCCTTGTGGGTTCAGTTTTTGCATTGCTGTCCCGATATGCCGTCAACTTCTGGAACCAAGGGCTTCATCAAGGGGCGTCTCTGTCCTTGGACAAGAAAGAAAATGTTGCTGATGTCTTTTGGTATCCAGCACTTGTCTCCATTGCAGGCTTCGTTTTGCTGTTTGTTGCACTGGTCATACTGCGCACGAACACAGAAATCAGGGCACGCCGCGCGCGAGCTCTCTTGGCACAGGAGCGGTTGGGATGA